The following proteins come from a genomic window of Edaphobacter sp. 4G125:
- the htpG gene encoding molecular chaperone HtpG translates to MSKREFQTEVSQLLHLIVHSLYSHPEIFLRELISNSSDALDKLRHLTLTDDKIKALIGNGIDSPRIDLELNEEAKTLSISDTGIGMNEEDLVSHLGTIARSGTKNFLSQLSGDARKDSNLIGQFGVGFYSVFMVADKVEVVSRKAGEDKTWKWTSDGKTGFDLEEVTGDAARKVAGTTVHIHFNDEGAQYANGYRLTEIVKKYSNHIAFPIFLTHDKSEWNAEKKESIKTRTTEQVNAASAMWQRSKSELKDDDYTGLYKSLTGSWEDPLFWFHTRAEGTLEYTTLFYIPAKAPLDLYQADYKTGVKLYVKRVFIMDDSKELLPPYLRFVRGIIDSEDLPLNVSREILQQNKVLTAIKTASVKKILSELKAIATNDPEKYSTFIAEYNRPLKEGLYGDYANRETLLDLIRFKSTKVEGLTSLAEAKSRMQPEQKALYYITGGNESILRNSPLLEIYKKKGIEVLLLDDDIDEIVFSTVDKYDGIDLKAVNKGAASEDLKDENEPAKTAEQAEALKPLLEKIKATLGAAVKEVRASTRLADSPSVIVSDEDEPSARMRHMMRAMGQTEMPEPQPTLEINPDHEIIKKLLADTANAGDVIKNAKIEDAAWLLFDQALLLEGVPLKDPATFVQRLNRVLNQSI, encoded by the coding sequence ATGTCTAAACGTGAATTTCAGACTGAAGTCTCCCAGCTCCTCCACCTCATCGTTCATTCCCTTTACTCGCATCCCGAGATCTTCCTTCGCGAGCTGATCTCCAACTCCTCCGACGCGCTCGACAAACTGCGCCACCTCACCCTCACCGACGACAAAATCAAGGCGCTCATTGGTAATGGCATCGACTCTCCGCGCATCGACCTTGAGCTGAACGAAGAGGCCAAGACCCTTTCCATCTCCGATACCGGCATCGGCATGAACGAGGAAGACCTCGTCTCGCACCTCGGCACCATCGCCCGCTCCGGTACCAAGAACTTCCTCTCGCAGCTCTCCGGCGACGCCCGCAAGGACTCCAACCTCATCGGACAGTTTGGCGTCGGCTTCTACTCTGTCTTCATGGTCGCCGACAAGGTTGAGGTCGTCTCGCGCAAGGCCGGAGAAGACAAGACCTGGAAGTGGACCTCCGACGGCAAGACCGGCTTCGACCTCGAAGAGGTGACTGGTGATGCCGCACGTAAAGTCGCAGGCACTACCGTCCACATCCACTTCAACGACGAGGGCGCGCAGTACGCCAACGGTTACCGCCTTACCGAGATCGTCAAGAAGTACTCCAATCACATCGCCTTCCCCATCTTCCTCACCCACGACAAGAGCGAGTGGAACGCCGAAAAGAAGGAATCCATCAAGACCCGCACCACTGAGCAGGTCAATGCGGCCTCCGCGATGTGGCAGCGTTCGAAGTCCGAGTTGAAGGACGACGACTACACCGGGCTCTACAAATCCCTCACCGGCAGCTGGGAGGATCCGCTCTTCTGGTTCCACACCCGCGCCGAGGGCACGCTCGAGTACACCACCCTCTTCTACATCCCGGCCAAGGCTCCGCTCGATCTCTACCAGGCTGACTACAAGACCGGCGTCAAGCTCTATGTGAAGCGCGTCTTCATCATGGATGATTCCAAGGAGTTGCTTCCGCCATACCTCCGTTTCGTGCGCGGCATCATCGACTCTGAGGATCTGCCGCTCAACGTCTCGCGTGAGATTCTGCAGCAGAACAAGGTGCTCACCGCTATCAAGACGGCGAGCGTCAAGAAAATCCTCTCCGAGCTGAAGGCCATCGCTACCAACGACCCCGAGAAGTACTCGACCTTCATCGCCGAATACAACCGCCCACTCAAGGAAGGGCTCTACGGCGACTATGCCAACCGTGAAACATTGCTCGACCTCATCCGCTTCAAGTCCACCAAGGTCGAAGGGCTCACCTCGCTCGCCGAGGCTAAGTCGCGTATGCAGCCCGAGCAGAAGGCTCTCTATTACATCACCGGCGGCAACGAGAGCATCCTGCGCAACTCGCCGCTGCTTGAGATCTACAAGAAGAAGGGCATCGAAGTTCTTCTCCTCGACGACGACATCGACGAGATCGTCTTCTCCACTGTCGACAAGTACGACGGCATCGATCTGAAGGCGGTCAACAAAGGCGCCGCCAGTGAAGATCTCAAGGACGAGAACGAACCCGCTAAAACCGCCGAACAGGCCGAAGCTCTGAAGCCGCTGCTCGAAAAGATCAAGGCCACGCTTGGCGCCGCCGTCAAAGAGGTCCGTGCCTCCACGCGCCTCGCCGACAGCCCCTCCGTCATCGTCTCCGACGAAGACGAGCCCTCTGCCCGCATGCGTCACATGATGCGAGCCATGGGACAGACAGAGATGCCTGAACCTCAGCCCACGCTCGAGATCAACCCCGATCACGAGATCATCAAGAAGCTCCTGGCCGACACCGCCAATGCAGGAGACGTCATCAAAAACGCAAAGATCGAAGATGCCGCATGGCTTCTCTTCGACCAGGCCCTGCTGCTCGAGGGCGTGCCACTCAAAGATCCGGCCACCTTCGTCCAACGCCTCAACCGCGTGTTGAATCAATCCATCTGA
- a CDS encoding 3-keto-disaccharide hydrolase, with product MKTLFASILATALISTAAAQDVKEFLGRWDMTVTPATGKPYPQWIELTDNGGKIEGKVQPRGGAWHPIVGAHVDSGKLIVDLGEARPGTDISWELTSPSAGKLTGIEKRGGDTGPTLAGMKAPSLDRPMPKKWTKPRPLFNGKDLTGWEPIGNVENNKWVARNGELVNDNPEVLGQKMRPAANIMTTEKFQDFKLHIEVNCPEGGNSGIYMRGRYELQIGTEGGKLPSHEMGAIYSWYPPPAGAENNLGKWTSYDVTLVGRHITVYRDGKLYHDNVELPGPTGGALDSNEAEPGPFYLQGDHHGVIAYRNITISVPKK from the coding sequence ATGAAGACTCTGTTTGCATCTATCCTGGCGACCGCGCTCATCTCGACCGCTGCCGCGCAAGACGTCAAAGAGTTTCTGGGCCGTTGGGATATGACCGTGACCCCCGCGACCGGCAAACCCTATCCCCAGTGGATCGAGCTGACCGATAACGGCGGCAAAATTGAGGGGAAGGTTCAGCCGAGAGGTGGTGCATGGCATCCTATCGTCGGCGCCCACGTGGACTCGGGCAAGCTGATCGTGGATTTGGGAGAAGCGCGACCCGGCACGGACATCAGTTGGGAGCTCACCTCCCCTAGTGCAGGCAAACTGACCGGCATCGAGAAACGTGGCGGCGACACCGGCCCGACGCTCGCTGGCATGAAGGCACCTTCGCTCGATCGACCCATGCCGAAGAAGTGGACCAAACCCCGGCCTCTCTTCAACGGCAAAGATCTTACCGGTTGGGAGCCGATCGGAAATGTCGAGAACAACAAATGGGTGGCACGCAACGGCGAGCTGGTGAATGACAATCCCGAGGTGCTCGGTCAAAAGATGCGCCCGGCCGCCAACATCATGACTACGGAGAAGTTCCAGGACTTCAAGCTGCACATCGAAGTGAACTGCCCGGAAGGTGGCAACAGCGGCATCTACATGCGCGGTCGTTATGAGCTGCAGATAGGCACCGAGGGTGGCAAGCTCCCGTCCCATGAGATGGGCGCGATCTACAGCTGGTACCCACCACCAGCAGGCGCAGAAAATAACCTCGGAAAGTGGACGAGCTACGATGTCACCCTCGTCGGCAGACATATAACGGTCTACCGAGACGGTAAGCTATACCACGACAATGTTGAGCTTCCCGGTCCGACCGGCGGCGCTCTTGACAGCAACGAAGCCGAACCAGGCCCCTTCTATCTGCAGGGGGACCACCATGGCGTCATCGCTTACCGCAACATCACTATCTCCGTTCCGAAGAAGTAA
- the rplU gene encoding 50S ribosomal protein L21 — translation MYAVIRTGGKQYKVAPGDTLKIETTAHQDGAVEFADVLAVSGAEGKFESDLKGAKVTASVVGEGRGDKILVFKLKRKKQYKKMQGHRQNFVEVKINEILVGGKSLK, via the coding sequence ATGTATGCAGTCATCCGCACCGGCGGCAAGCAGTACAAAGTCGCTCCCGGCGATACCCTGAAGATCGAGACCACGGCCCACCAGGACGGAGCCGTCGAGTTCGCCGACGTTCTCGCCGTCTCCGGCGCCGAGGGCAAGTTTGAGAGCGACCTGAAGGGCGCCAAGGTGACCGCATCGGTCGTAGGCGAAGGCCGCGGCGACAAGATCCTTGTCTTCAAGCTGAAGCGCAAGAAGCAGTACAAGAAGATGCAGGGCCACCGCCAGAACTTCGTCGAGGTCAAGATCAACGAGATCCTCGTAGGCGGAAAGTCGCTGAAGTAA
- the rpmA gene encoding 50S ribosomal protein L27, whose translation MAHKKGLGSSKNGRDSNAQRLGVKRFAGQTVTGGSILVRQRGTPLKAGTNVGRGKDDTLFAKIDGVVRFQDRGQHGRFVSIDPIATA comes from the coding sequence ATGGCACATAAAAAAGGTTTAGGTTCTTCCAAAAACGGCCGCGACTCAAATGCACAGCGCCTTGGCGTCAAGCGCTTTGCCGGCCAGACGGTTACCGGTGGCTCCATCCTCGTCCGCCAGCGCGGAACCCCGCTGAAGGCAGGCACGAACGTGGGCCGCGGTAAAGACGACACCCTCTTCGCCAAGATCGACGGCGTGGTCCGCTTCCAGGACCGTGGTCAGCATGGCCGCTTCGTCTCGATCGACCCGATCGCGACGGCATAA
- a CDS encoding NINE protein, producing MDYTDPLYTAGMTDHQRAWFYAEYEQARRDEVIGVLLAIFLGSFGLHHFYLRRNGIGVLYLLFSWTGIPAILGFIEAFFMPGRVRAYNAIQANYIAGQIRATSPTGAPLAASRTNIVCPACGNPLAASAGFCSRCGARTA from the coding sequence GTGGACTATACCGATCCTCTTTATACCGCCGGAATGACGGACCATCAGCGCGCGTGGTTCTACGCCGAATATGAACAGGCCCGCCGCGATGAGGTCATAGGAGTGCTTCTTGCCATCTTTCTCGGCAGCTTCGGACTCCATCACTTCTATTTACGTCGCAATGGAATCGGCGTTCTTTATCTTCTCTTCAGTTGGACAGGGATTCCAGCGATTCTCGGTTTTATCGAAGCCTTCTTTATGCCCGGTCGAGTGCGCGCATACAACGCGATACAAGCCAACTATATCGCCGGACAAATCCGTGCGACCAGCCCAACCGGCGCTCCTCTCGCAGCCTCACGAACGAACATTGTCTGCCCTGCCTGTGGAAACCCGCTTGCAGCGAGCGCTGGCTTTTGTTCGCGATGCGGTGCGCGGACTGCTTGA
- a CDS encoding Gfo/Idh/MocA family protein yields MSIANPLRVAVIGAGAFGRNHLRVYRELELAGEAVQLAAVVDQNASAAAEAGAKFGIPAFSSIEECLAKIEKIDAASVCVPTVHHRGAAEQLIVSNVDVLIEKPLAPTLEDADSILLLAWKHDRIVQVGHLERFNPAVTAAKRFLNQPMFFESHRLSVFTPRSLDVDVVLDLMIHDLDIVLSLTGSPVREVRAVGLPVLSPKVDIANVRVEFESGCVANFTASRVSTERVRKLRFFQPHQYLSLDFARQDLLMIDVTAAAGMDLAKLAAMAEMLQQHGGHPSPGLSLNKVAVEPGEPLRLEISSFLNAVRNRTKPEVSGEDGRAALKLALEINQAISAHAKRAGLSL; encoded by the coding sequence GTGTCCATCGCTAATCCACTCCGCGTTGCGGTCATTGGAGCCGGAGCCTTCGGCCGCAATCACCTTCGTGTCTATCGCGAACTTGAGCTTGCGGGCGAAGCTGTACAGCTTGCTGCTGTTGTCGATCAGAACGCCAGCGCAGCTGCTGAGGCGGGCGCGAAGTTCGGCATTCCGGCGTTTTCCTCGATCGAAGAGTGTTTAGCGAAGATCGAAAAGATTGACGCTGCATCGGTTTGTGTTCCGACGGTCCATCACCGTGGCGCTGCGGAACAGCTCATCGTCTCGAACGTCGATGTACTGATCGAAAAACCTCTGGCTCCAACCCTGGAGGATGCGGACAGTATCTTATTACTCGCCTGGAAACATGACCGCATCGTGCAAGTGGGACACCTGGAGCGCTTCAATCCAGCGGTTACCGCGGCGAAGCGTTTTCTGAACCAGCCGATGTTCTTCGAATCGCATCGCCTCAGCGTCTTTACGCCGCGCTCGCTTGACGTCGATGTTGTGCTCGATCTGATGATTCACGATCTTGATATTGTGCTGAGCTTAACCGGCTCGCCTGTCCGCGAGGTGCGGGCCGTGGGTTTGCCGGTGCTCTCACCCAAAGTTGATATCGCCAACGTTCGCGTAGAGTTCGAAAGCGGATGCGTCGCCAACTTTACTGCCAGTCGTGTCAGTACCGAACGCGTGCGCAAGCTGCGTTTCTTCCAGCCGCACCAGTATCTCTCGCTCGACTTCGCTCGCCAGGACCTGCTAATGATTGACGTGACCGCGGCTGCGGGAATGGATCTCGCAAAACTCGCCGCCATGGCTGAGATGCTGCAACAGCACGGCGGACATCCTTCGCCCGGGCTCTCGCTCAACAAAGTTGCAGTTGAACCGGGAGAGCCGCTGCGGCTGGAAATTTCATCTTTTCTCAACGCAGTTCGCAACAGGACAAAGCCGGAGGTCTCCGGCGAGGATGGACGAGCGGCACTCAAACTGGCGCTCGAAATCAACCAAGCAATTTCCGCGCATGCGAAACGCGCGGGGCTTTCTCTGTAG